One Phaseolus vulgaris cultivar G19833 chromosome 2, P. vulgaris v2.0, whole genome shotgun sequence DNA window includes the following coding sequences:
- the LOC137812176 gene encoding nodulin-26-like translates to MDEISTTNHEVVLDVNKDVSKTTEGSLSCVNVFFWQKLVAEVVGTYFLIFAGCASVVVNKSKENVVTLPGISIVWGLVVTVLVYSVGHISGAHFNPAVTIAFASTKRFPWKQVPVYVLAQVVGSILASGTLRLIFTGNENQFPGTLPSGTHAQAFVVEFIITFFLMFVISGVATDNRAIGELAGIAIGATVLLNVMLAGPITGASMNPARSLGPALVHNEFRGIWIYLVSPTFGAFVGAWVYNSIRYTDKPLREITQSASFLKGKRLTDSST, encoded by the exons ATGGACGAGATTTCAACAACAAACCATGAGGTGGTCTTAGATGTAAACAAGGATGTCTCTAAAACAACTGAAGGCTCACTTTCCTGTGTCAATGTTTTTTTCTGGCAAAAG TTGGTAGCTGAGGTGGTGGGCACGTATTTCTTGATATTCGCAGGGTGTGCTTCAGTGGTTGTGAACAAGAGCAAAGAAAACGTGGTAACACTTCCTGGGATATCAATTGTTTGGGGACTAGTTGTGACGGTGCTGGTTTACTCTGTTGGTCATATCTCTGGTGCCCATTTCAATCCTGCTGTCACCATTGCTTTTGCCTCCACCAAGAGGTTTCCGTGGAAGCAG GTACCAGTTTATGTACTAGCACAGGTTGTTGGATCCATACTTGCAAGTGGGACTCTGAGACTAATATTCACTGGCAATGAGAACCAGTTTCCAGGAACACTTCCATCTGGCACTCACGCCCAAGCTTTCGTGGTTGAATTCATAATCACATTTTTCCTTATGTTTGTCATATCTGGGGTCGCCACTGATAACAGAGCG ATCGGTGAGTTGGCAGGGATTGCCATTGGGGCCACGGTGCTGTTGAATGTGATGTTGGCAGG ACCAATCACAGGAGCATCAATGAACCCAGCAAGAAGTTTAGGCCCTGCGTTGGTGCACAATGAATTCAGAGGAATATGGATATATTTAGTGTCTCCAACGTTTGGGGCTTTTGTTGGTGCATGGGTGTATAACAGTATTCGTTACACAGATAAGCCACTGCGTGAGATCACCCAAAGTGCCTCTTTCCTTAAAGGAAAAAGGCTTACTGATTCCTCTACCTGA